A stretch of the Acidobacteriota bacterium genome encodes the following:
- a CDS encoding trypsin-like peptidase domain-containing protein, translating into MTRFAPGVTVCPRCRRKSPVQLAGGAVCAECEAEAAWDRAGEKLVVTRADIEAAERAAKRQARPADPRSGWRLGLLATAWGAAVLAAVEIVRFYRPLPIGPIDDILGALTGHARMTAAWGGLAALAAAALLLWANRDWRPRRAWTLLLHWAPLPAGLGLAILGLTFWNGYGGALGWSFTTVPPLPAEGDPGHVRLAKRATAVILSPDEHGDARDFSLGSGVVVAAVNGRAWIVTCSHVAIPWITAAARRDPRSVPPAWVILSDGRQGPGFVRWAAPPPIDLAAVEFPVQDPPPPVPFSRDTDLLVAGSPVFFIPNPMRSGWLSRSGLVLKREPHRLPSGGVCTLLRASLPANPGDSGGGLYDVDGRLVGINTWAAAGRDGSFECISLPTEMMEAILSALEKGDPAAIDEFLRKGAVP; encoded by the coding sequence ATGACGCGCTTCGCCCCGGGAGTGACGGTCTGCCCGCGCTGCCGCCGGAAAAGCCCGGTGCAGCTCGCCGGCGGCGCCGTCTGCGCGGAGTGCGAGGCCGAAGCCGCCTGGGACCGGGCCGGTGAAAAGCTCGTCGTCACCCGGGCGGACATCGAGGCGGCGGAGCGGGCGGCGAAGCGCCAGGCGCGACCGGCGGACCCTCGGTCGGGGTGGCGCCTGGGGCTGCTGGCGACGGCCTGGGGCGCCGCGGTCCTCGCCGCCGTCGAGATCGTCCGGTTCTACCGGCCACTGCCCATCGGCCCCATCGACGACATCCTCGGCGCCCTGACCGGCCACGCCCGGATGACGGCCGCCTGGGGCGGCCTCGCCGCTCTGGCCGCGGCCGCCCTGCTCCTGTGGGCGAACCGGGACTGGCGACCGCGCCGCGCCTGGACGCTGCTGCTCCACTGGGCGCCGCTCCCCGCCGGGCTCGGGCTGGCCATCCTCGGCTTGACGTTCTGGAACGGGTACGGGGGCGCCTTGGGGTGGTCCTTCACCACCGTCCCGCCCCTCCCCGCGGAAGGCGACCCCGGTCACGTCCGCCTCGCGAAGCGGGCCACGGCGGTCATCCTCAGCCCCGACGAGCACGGCGACGCCCGGGACTTCAGCCTGGGGTCGGGCGTGGTGGTGGCCGCGGTGAACGGGCGCGCCTGGATCGTCACCTGCAGCCACGTGGCCATCCCCTGGATCACCGCGGCCGCGCGGCGCGACCCCCGGTCGGTGCCGCCGGCGTGGGTGATCCTGTCCGACGGGCGGCAGGGGCCGGGCTTCGTCCGCTGGGCGGCCCCGCCCCCCATCGACCTCGCCGCCGTCGAATTCCCTGTCCAGGACCCGCCCCCGCCGGTCCCCTTCTCCCGGGACACCGACCTCCTGGTCGCCGGGAGCCCGGTGTTCTTCATCCCGAACCCGATGCGCAGCGGGTGGCTCAGCCGGAGCGGGCTGGTGCTGAAGCGGGAGCCGCACCGGCTCCCCTCCGGGGGCGTGTGCACCCTGCTGCGCGCCTCCCTCCCCGCCAACCCGGGCGACAGCGGGGGCGGGCTGTACGACGTGGACGGCCGCCTGGTGGGCATCAACACGTGGGCCGCCGCCGGCCGGGACGGGTCCTTCGAGTGCATCAGCCTCCCGACGGAGATGATGGAGGCGATCCTGTCCGCGCTGGAGAAAGGGGACCCGGCGGCCATCGACGAATTCCTGAGAAAAGGAGCCGTGCCGTGA